The DNA segment AAGAACTCATCAGTTTCTTCATACTCACGCTCTTAATCCATGCTTTTTCAGTGCTTCCAACTTCTCCTTATAACATTTATCAGGTTTTTTTAGGGAGAGTAACAACTCAACAGAATCACTAGGATTGCTTCCCTCCTTTGGAACAAAACCATATGACAGCAACAACTCCCCATTAGATTTCTTGCCATATGAAATGAACACCTGCAATGAGCAGTGATTGAAGTAAACACGAagcataaataacataaattttTGCAGTTGACATAGGTTTCGTCTGTCTGGGAAGAGTTCCTTTGGAAGTGAGAAGTTAAAGAAAGTTTCTGATCCTTCTTTCTACCGTTTATGACACTTGCCAATATTTTTCGTCGCAGACTCAAGGTCCAATATGATTTGTAAGTTCGAAATAGTTTCATATTTGAATCCAAGTTTCCATAACATTTAGGTTTTACATAATTCCATCAGATTCATCCatgatgaaaattttaaatgttcttTTACCTGCTCACCTGGTTGGTATGCTCGATCTGTTGTAAAGACAACACCTTGGGATGCTTTATCATAATCCAAGAAAGTCTCCACCTGGGCCAGCATTTATAGTTTGCAAGAGTTAAATTTCAATTCTAGCATCACACAACTCACAGCTTTAGAAAAATACCAATTAACGTACCTCACAGTTATGATTCAGCATATCAGCCCAGGGAACCAACGCAACCTTTCCATCCATTGAGGGTAACCGAACCTGGGCTTAAAAGAAATATGATATTGTCAGCATTCAAATTACAAACGAACAATAGTTCCCAGATTTATGatggacaaaaaaatatataaagaaaaggGGCAGGGAAGAtaacttctaaaaaaaaatatgtgaagGCTTTTACAGCTCCAATAGATGAATACCATTTCAGCAAACATTATTGACAGTGAACTTCTTATATATGGTTGCAAGtgcaaccaagtctttttttcTAAACCAATCCCTATAATACAGTTTTATGCCTTGCTATCTAAATATTAAGCATGACATATACTATACAGCATAGTATTTGATTAACTCAGCTTACCAAGCGGGAGAAAAGAATCCCAAATGACCACTTGAAAGTTTCAATATTGAATACCTGAAAATCAAACATCCAGGAAGAATCTAGTTTCAATCATTTTTCAAGTAAACAAGAGTTGAGTGACTTGAGGTTTGCTCAAGTACTGGAACCTATTTATGTACATTGCATGGCAAGCAAAACTATAAATTTGCAATTTTCTCCCAAATGTAGGAAATTAAATTACACAATTCTTAGATGTCTAAGCCAGGTCCCCCGGAACTAAATGTTAAATTGAAAAGAATTATACTACAATGTGCTTAAAGTTGATCGAAAATCCGTTGTTTTTTTCGGTTGATCGAAACTCTTCTCAAgagaacaaatattttaatagaaaaacATGAAGTTGAAAATGAGTTTTACTCTTGAATACCAAAACCTAGGGGAATAGAAAAACAGTATAGGTATTTTAGCAGAGTTGATTGATACCAGTTGGACATAAAAAGGTCGAACATATTCCAGTGTGACTAAAGTAAAGTTATAAAATGATGATGGGCAAACTTCTTGGAGAATAAAGAACTTAATACCTCCTCAGGGAATAAATCAGGATGTTTAGAAAATATTCTGACCCTTAAATCATTGTATCTGCACCAGAAATCAGAGagtaaaaaatgactatttaaTGAACTACAGGATGATGTACTAGGGGAATTTAGGATACTGATTGAAAATTCTAGCATTCAATAGCAGTTTAACCAAATTTAATAAGAAAAGCAGTGAGAAAATGTAGCCTTACGTTCCAACAACATTTGTGATCCTTTCTATTGCCCTTTCTCTGATCTCTGATGCTTCCAGATATCGGTCTAGCTCTTCACGTGTCCTGAAATGATAGGAAAGAGGCTATATGGGCAAGGACCGATTATACATTGCAAGTACACTAAAGATAAAGTCACTTGGACCATTAAGAAACTGACCAGTACAAAAGCGAATATGGTTGCCGCGGTAAGGCTGATATATAGTTGTTCCATCTTGATGATTTCATTAGACTTGCTTCACTAATCAAGTAGGTTGCAATAAGTGGCCAATCTGGTACTGAGTTACGCTTTAACACCTCCCCAGCCTCAGGGCAGCTCCACTCCTAGATACACAACATGGTGACATGCTGAGAGTGGTTGAGAAGAcatctttttttaagaaacaacaGGGTATATTCCATCAAAAGTCAACAAAAATAGCAAAGGGCAAGGGGTTGACAAGACCCCTCCCTAAAGAACTAATGAAGAAGAGGCTTCCAATTgttaaaaatcatcaaaagGCTATAATTACAAAAGGATTTGGTAAAATTTGTTCACCACCAAGAGGTTGTTGTTCCTATTGGAAGAGGGTGAACAAGGCTATATTCTTATTTCTTGGTTTATAAGCTTAGATgatgatgaaaatggaaatgaatAAACATAACCATGAAGTTAAGTTGCGAACGGAACGCTTGCATCCTCCTTACCAAAGAAATCAAACCACAAGCCTAGTTCACTTCTACTAAGTTCCCCTTAAAAATCATCTACTTAGTTTACTCCAACATCTGCTGAACTCCTCCAACCACCCCAAAATTTTAATGTGGTTAGGCCAAGGGCAGAGCTAAAAGGAGGGGCAATTGGCCTCTTTGttcctttatttaaaaaattatacacAAAAGTATAGATTTTATGATTCTTCATTTAATTTGcgtccttaaacttttcaaaatttatatatacgCACGTATAtaaagttaaaacataaaaaatttgcccgtgaaaatttataattctgcTCCTCTCCTGCTCCTTCAAAGAGGAGGCCTTCATCTGCCCATTTTTCACTCAAATTCATCTActcttgatatatatatatatatatattttaaaaaagctAAATTTACACGTGATTTGTTGGAATGCCTCGAATCTGTTATCTGGCGCTTCGAACGACCTAATaccattatttaattatttttggttATTTATGATGATGATCTAGATTTAGAGAAgtgcactatataaactctATAACCCTAGAGGCGTCATTTATTCCGTTTCTgtaacattctctctaataaaattattctcCTTCTACCCCGTGGtcgtagctaacacactattaATGAAGCACGTAAATTTGTGTGTCGACTCTCTATTCTTTTTAacgttttttgtatttttgaatTGTCAATTTCATAACATGATTGGTTACAGAACCAACACCATAATTGGTAACACAATCAAAACTACTTGAACAAAATTTACCAAACATTTTGCAGACTACTAAAATATTCTCAAATGGGTAACCTAGCAGTTTATTCAAATTCTTACATTTCTAAGAACTTCCACTCAGGAAAACTTACCGAGTCTGCAGAGATAACGAGAGAGGGAGGCACAAACAGTAATTTCTCCCCTTTCCTAACATTCTTCAAAGCCACAAGCCCTCTCTCTCCAACATCAACTCTCTGAATCGCCATCTTCTGGTCAGGGAGGCCAGACTCCGACAGCCATTTCTGAAGAGCAGAAGCATTCTCCAGCGAATCGATGTCGCACCCCCATGGAATCGAGCCGGTCACTGTGACTCGGGCACTGCCACTGGTGGAGACGGAGCAGTTGATTGAATGTCTGCGAAAAGTTGCAGTGTAGGGCTTGGTTAAATGGGTCTTTTGGAGTGGACGGAAGTTGGGAAGAAGTGTAGAATTGAAAACCCTTGAAGAAGCTTCAGCCATGGCTGAGCTCGAAGACGAGAGAGAAAGAAGGAACCTTATCTGCAGATAAGCCGATCAAAAAGATCGTGGTCGTTTTTGACAGTTGTGGTACGCGCGGCTTAATTGAAATTGAaggtttaattttataaatatgttaaaaatatgagaaattgttttaaatgaaaaaaaaccattgagaatgtttttaaatataacaaaatatcactgttTATTCGTGATAAATGATAATAGTTTATCAATATTTATCACTAATCGATAGTAATTTttcgttatatttataaatattttgattcatttttttatatttgaaaatagatcTTGAAAtattgttttggtttttttaggGGTAAGTTCAAGAATAGTGTACTTTTTGAaagtaataacaaaaatagggtatatAGGAAAGAAATTACAAAACTAGGGTGGAGGgaaaaagtattgacaaaaataaggtAGCAAAATCGTGTAGCCCGTACACGATTTTTATGTCAACTAACAAACTTGTGGAAAGGGTCCACGagttcaatatttttattattttttattgctttttcaTTTAAGTGGATACAAAGGGAAACAAATCTATTTGAATTCACGATAAAACAAATATAtgtgaaaaaaatagatttagtcTTCATACCTAgaattttgattcaatttttattttaccatgggcttttaaaatttgaattttacagtaaaaaaattctccaaaaatacaaaaaaaacactaaaaaataaaagaagacagaagttggggaaaatatgaaaaaaaaatagatttaacctTAATTCGTggctagaaatttgattcaatttttattttaagaatttgaatttcacagtAAAAGATTCTTATTTTTCAGTAGACATGATATggagatcaagtttcttttcatctttggtacataatatacatttcttAACACAATAaaagattctccaaaaaaaaaaaaaaaaaacactacaaaaataaaataagaagacaGAAGTTGgagaaaaatgtgaaaaaaaaaattaaaattaatttgtggctagaagtttgattcaatttttattttactgtggacctttaaaaatttgaatttcatagtAAAAAAATCTCcgaaaatacaaaaaaagagatagaaattagggaaaaatgtgaaaaaaatagatttaatattaattcgttgctagaaatttgattcaatttttattttactctttgaaaattgaatttcgGATTTTTAGAAGATGCAAAAAcgctaaaaaaatataagaagaaaaagttgggagaaaatgtgaaaaaaaaaattaattcgtGGCTGGCCTTAAATCGTGGACGGGTACAAGATTTATGTGCTAACTAAAAAATCGTGGACCCCGTCCACGATTTTATAactttatttttgtcaatagtttcaaactaaccctatttttgtcaatagatattaaaataacattatttttttaaaaaattctttttttagttttattttctaaCGTTTAAGTTTAGTTTATAtacaaaaaatctaaaaaaataaaaataaataaaattgttcacACGAGATTTCCGAAGAAACTTATTTtgtggaatttgaacttttgtatttgtattaattttagtatagtaattacaatctctaatacataatcttttgatgctttcaaaaataaactttaatctttaaGATTGTTGATCTTGTTGGATGATGGACCTTTGGTCTTGTTGAACTTGTTGGATGGCCTTGTTGATCTtgttggatgatcggcctttggctTTGTTGATCTTGTTGGATGATCGGCCTCTGAGATTGGATAATCGACTTTTAGGGTTGATGATCGGGATGATTGACTTTTGGGCTTGTGGATCatttgagcttgttgatcttgaagaaaactcttctatttatagagttctctgaTGGACTTTGGTTAGTAGATGAACTTGCTATTGAGCCCAATTAATTAGATTTGGATCTAATTTGGTATTTGGGccaaattaaacctatttctaggCTCAATTAGAATTTAACTTGAATTATAATACCAAATTGGatcgaattaattttattcaatccaatggTCATGATGAGAATAAGAGTCGTCATAGGAATTtgccaatttatgtcttcaatttcaGTTTGGGACACATGTAACTtttaattggtcccaaatttgatgatttgtaattttgttattaatttagGAAACGATGTGGCAATTTGTGATTGTTGCAACGAATCTcgaaaaatgtcaaattatgaATTTAGTAGATAGCTTTGAtaagaatttgagataaaatttagaatatgacCAACTTTTAATTGagatgaatttgagattttacgttcaatttgattttgattgaggataaaactaaatgatttaaattcgagataaaatttggaatatgacccaATATTAATGTGAGATAAAATTTatccccaatttaatttgatttggagatgaaagattaagaatttaaatttagcacaaattttggaatatcgccaaattttaatttgagatgaatttgataaagttatttttgaacCTTGTGAGGAGATTATTGGTGTTTATTTGTGGGAGAAGTCTTTGGTTGGTCAGTTTGTGGATGCCAAACTCTGATTTgtcaacttatttaaaaaatttgggGACATGTAGAGATGTCAACTATTACCTTGTTGGAGAAATAtttgattatctttaaatttaagaAGGTAGAGTCATGGGATTGGGTGCTGGAGAATAGTCAGTGGCATTTGGGTGGCAAGCCCATCTTATTACGATAGTGGTCCTCAGGTATTGTTTCTAaaacctttattttttattctatttcTATCTGGATTAAACAAGAGCGTGTTCCCCTGGAGTTGTGGACGGATAAGGGTTTAGCAGTATTAGCTAGTGTTGTGGGTAAACCTATCTCTTTTGATGTTGCAACAAGAGAGTGGCGATAGTTATCATATGCGAGGGTATGTGTTTAGGTGAATGGTGATTCGTTAATGCTCCCTTCAGTCACTGTTAGAATGTAGGGTCAGGAGTTTATTATTCTAGTAGTGTATGAGTGGAAACCTCATAGATGTACTTGTTGTGGTTCCTTTGGGCATACTGGGGCTGTGTGTGAGAAATAGGGTGTGGAAAAGGGTCAGGAGTTGTGTATTGTGATAGTTAATGAGGGGTGTTTGGGGGAGAATTGGGAAATTGAGAGTAGGGGCAGGATTTGGGTATTGGTGCAAGGGGAATTAGCCCAGTGGATGAGAATAAGGGTGTGAAGAGTGTTGACGAGTTTACTATGGTTAGTCGTTGTAGGCGTGATAGAGGAGGTGTAGGGCATAGAGGTGGCAGTGGGTCACCGGGTTCGGCACCTTTAAGGAGGAGAGTAGTTTATAGGTCCTTGGAATTACAGGATTTGTAAAGTATGTTGATGATCGTAATCAGTTTGATGTTTGTGTGATGAGGGGGGAGACTTGTTGGCATTGACACTAGTGTAGGCAGATCCTGATCCGTTATATGTTATGGATGGGATGTGGAGTTCGGGCAAAGGCCCAGTGGGAGGTGGTAAGTGTGATTTCTTGCAAGGTTCATGATTTGGTGTTCCTGGAATGTTAGGGGGTTGAATGACCCTGTCAAGTGTAGGGTGGTGGCAGACTTTCTGGCTTCCTCATCTGTTActtttgactattttcttgaGACGAGGGTTCGTCGCGATAATTTTGGTATGGTGATGAGTAGGTTTGGTGATGCTTGGAGTTGTGTGTATAGCTATAGTGTGCAGGAAGTTGGGAGGATCTGGGTGATGTGGCGGAAGAGTGTCTATGATTTTTCTATTGATGTCAGTGGGGAGCAGTTCATTTCTGGAACCTTAATGGATATTGTATCTAGTGCTGGAGTACATATTGGTGTTGTGTATGCCTCTTTCACATGAACGAGAGGAGGAACTTTTCGTCTTAGTTGAGTGATGTGTGTGTCTCGTGGTAGCTTCTTGCAGTTGTTTTGGGGGATTTTAATGCCATTCGTAGTAGTTCGGAGGATTTTGGTGGTTGCCCTAGCTTGAGGGAGATGGAGGAGTTTGATGGGGTGTTACTGAAGGCGGATCTAGTTGAGTT comes from the Benincasa hispida cultivar B227 chromosome 5, ASM972705v1, whole genome shotgun sequence genome and includes:
- the LOC120078731 gene encoding ribulose-1,5 bisphosphate carboxylase/oxygenase large subunit N-methyltransferase, chloroplastic, coding for MAEASSRVFNSTLLPNFRPLQKTHLTKPYTATFRRHSINCSVSTSGSARVTVTGSIPWGCDIDSLENASALQKWLSESGLPDQKMAIQRVDVGERGLVALKNVRKGEKLLFVPPSLVISADSEWSCPEAGEVLKRNSVPDWPLIATYLISEASLMKSSRWNNYISALPRQPYSLLYWTREELDRYLEASEIRERAIERITNVVGTYNDLRVRIFSKHPDLFPEEVFNIETFKWSFGILFSRLVRLPSMDGKVALVPWADMLNHNCEVETFLDYDKASQGVVFTTDRAYQPGEQVFISYGKKSNGELLLSYGFVPKEGSNPSDSVELLLSLKKPDKCYKEKLEALKKHGLRASQCFPIQITGWPLELKAFAYLAVSPPSMSKQFDEMAAAASNKSTAKKELSYPDIEEEALQFILDSCETSISKYNKFLQASGSMDLDVTSPKLLNRRIFLKQLAVDLCTSERRILFRSQYILRRRLRDLRSGELRALKLFRGFGKLFK